A single window of Priestia filamentosa DNA harbors:
- a CDS encoding 5-formyltetrahydrofolate cyclo-ligase, giving the protein MEEKKVKRNLMKKNLKELSLLERKEMNKEILSRVENTREWKEARTIGITLALPFEVETRDIIKKAWGEGKRVAVPKCFPQTHHMEFYHLSSFNELETVQFGIEEPLTTAEKISKEELDVIFVPGVIFAKNGYRVGFGGGYYDRYLQNYPGKKISIAFDIQIADFVPIEPHDIPVGKIITNQEVLICE; this is encoded by the coding sequence ATGGAGGAGAAAAAGGTTAAAAGAAATCTAATGAAGAAGAACTTAAAAGAATTATCTTTGTTAGAGCGGAAAGAGATGAATAAAGAGATCTTATCAAGAGTTGAAAATACAAGAGAATGGAAAGAAGCAAGAACAATTGGAATTACACTTGCACTTCCATTTGAAGTTGAAACAAGAGATATTATTAAAAAAGCATGGGGTGAGGGAAAAAGAGTTGCCGTTCCTAAATGTTTTCCTCAGACACACCACATGGAGTTCTATCATCTATCATCTTTCAATGAGCTTGAGACTGTTCAGTTTGGCATTGAAGAACCACTTACTACAGCTGAAAAAATATCAAAAGAAGAACTTGATGTGATCTTTGTGCCAGGAGTAATTTTTGCGAAAAATGGTTATAGAGTAGGCTTTGGTGGAGGATATTATGACCGTTATTTGCAAAACTATCCAGGGAAGAAAATATCAATTGCCTTTGATATTCAAATTGCTGACTTTGTGCCAATTGAACCTCATGATATTCCCGTTGGTAAAATCATTACAAACCAAGAGGTGTTGATTTGTGAATGA
- a CDS encoding DUF92 domain-containing protein, protein MNEHLLFFLLIIVASYAGYKVKALTKSGAFGAFLIGSSIYAGTGVKGLALLGVFFITSSCVSFLFQKRKEPVEEKLEKSSSRDIIQVFANGGVPALVSLFLLFDPTHKEMLTFLFAVSIAAANSDTWASEIGTLSKKKPRYILSLRKVEAGTSGAISLLGTFAAFSGALLIGLFFTIFWEEKVTALLFIAIFGFLGNIADTVLGATIQVEYKCRDCGIHTEKTKHCYMKTKKIKGITFFNNDTVNVTAVFIGALLAFLAFPYIQV, encoded by the coding sequence GTGAATGAGCATCTTCTTTTCTTCCTTCTTATTATTGTCGCATCATATGCCGGATATAAAGTAAAGGCGCTTACAAAATCAGGAGCATTTGGAGCCTTTTTAATAGGAAGCAGCATCTATGCTGGGACAGGAGTGAAAGGTCTTGCTTTACTTGGTGTTTTCTTTATTACTTCTTCATGTGTGAGTTTTTTATTTCAAAAGCGAAAAGAACCTGTTGAAGAAAAACTAGAAAAATCAAGCAGTAGAGATATTATACAGGTGTTTGCAAATGGAGGAGTTCCAGCTTTAGTTAGTCTTTTTTTGCTTTTCGATCCTACTCACAAAGAAATGCTCACTTTCTTATTTGCTGTAAGTATTGCAGCAGCCAATTCGGATACGTGGGCATCAGAAATTGGGACACTTAGTAAAAAAAAGCCACGTTATATTTTATCATTAAGAAAAGTAGAAGCAGGAACATCAGGAGCTATTTCATTGCTTGGAACCTTTGCCGCATTTAGCGGAGCTTTGTTAATTGGTCTTTTCTTCACTATCTTTTGGGAGGAAAAGGTGACAGCTCTTTTGTTTATTGCCATTTTTGGTTTTTTAGGAAATATAGCCGATACTGTTCTCGGAGCAACCATCCAAGTAGAATACAAATGTAGGGATTGTGGTATTCATACTGAGAAAACAAAGCATTGTTACATGAAAACAAAGAAAATTAAAGGCATTACCTTTTTTAATAATGATACAGTTAACGTAACAGCTGTCTTCATTGGAGCACTTCTCGCTTTTCTTGCTTTCCCTTATATACAAGTTTAA
- a CDS encoding rhomboid family intramembrane serine protease codes for MKKIAVLKQDFLYFQIAHFLIEEQNYKLIYASDSKQNLYFKNIEQDSYIRLVKKDLIWTRDLKEDIEKEEEALRNSTVYRLSKKAKWTYLYISDVNPFFDFYYVFSTITKENITGNLFSPADVIEEDEWVFEKTFSPLVDEESALKFIEGVKQKIQSIEREREKTIQRTFFYGKPIFSSIFLFIQILFFFWLEFNGGSQNVETLVKYGAKHNELLLEGEWWRLITPIFLHIGFLHLLMNSIALYYVGTVVERIYGSGRFLLIYLIAGVSGTIGSFLFSPTISAGASGAIFGCFGALLFFGYKSPKIFFDTLGTNVIMLVLFNIVFGFVVPGIDNAGHLGGLIGGFVAAGAVQLPKNQSKLASLLYIVILIIGIGSSLVYGYNYKG; via the coding sequence GTGAAAAAGATAGCAGTCTTAAAGCAAGATTTTCTATACTTTCAAATCGCACACTTTCTTATAGAAGAACAGAACTACAAACTGATCTACGCTTCCGATTCTAAACAAAATTTATACTTTAAAAATATTGAACAGGATAGCTATATTAGGCTTGTTAAAAAAGATTTAATTTGGACGAGAGATCTTAAAGAAGATATAGAAAAAGAGGAAGAAGCTTTACGAAATTCAACAGTTTATCGCTTGTCCAAAAAAGCAAAATGGACATATTTATATATATCAGATGTAAATCCTTTTTTTGACTTTTACTATGTTTTTAGCACAATTACAAAAGAAAACATAACTGGAAATCTTTTTTCTCCAGCCGATGTAATAGAAGAGGATGAATGGGTTTTCGAAAAAACATTTTCACCGCTTGTAGATGAGGAAAGCGCTTTAAAATTTATAGAAGGTGTGAAACAAAAAATACAAAGTATTGAGCGAGAGCGGGAAAAGACCATTCAAAGAACGTTCTTTTATGGAAAGCCCATTTTTTCTTCCATTTTCCTATTTATACAGATTCTCTTCTTTTTTTGGCTTGAATTTAACGGAGGAAGTCAGAATGTAGAAACGCTCGTTAAATATGGAGCTAAGCATAATGAGCTTCTTTTAGAGGGAGAATGGTGGAGGCTCATTACCCCTATTTTTCTCCACATTGGCTTTTTGCATCTCTTAATGAACAGTATTGCTCTGTATTATGTTGGTACAGTTGTTGAGCGAATATATGGAAGCGGTCGTTTTCTATTAATTTATCTTATAGCTGGAGTATCTGGAACGATAGGAAGCTTTTTATTCAGTCCAACCATTTCAGCCGGAGCCTCTGGTGCTATTTTTGGCTGTTTTGGTGCTCTTTTGTTTTTTGGGTATAAAAGCCCGAAAATCTTTTTTGATACGTTAGGAACAAACGTCATCATGCTCGTTCTATTTAATATTGTGTTTGGCTTCGTTGTACCTGGTATTGATAATGCGGGACATTTGGGCGGACTTATTGGAGGATTTGTTGCAGCAGGTGCTGTTCAACTTCCTAAAAATCAGAGTAAATTAGCTTCTTTACTGTATATTGTAATTTTAATAATTGGGATTGGCAGCAGTTTAGTTTATGGATATAATTATAAGGGTTAG
- a CDS encoding YqgQ family protein, with translation MKTLYDVQQLLKRFGTIIYTGSQQADLDLMEEELRELARSGLIEYRQLTEALLLIRHRREQRTEKG, from the coding sequence ATGAAAACGTTATACGATGTGCAGCAGCTTTTAAAAAGATTTGGAACTATCATTTATACAGGAAGCCAACAAGCTGACCTTGACCTTATGGAAGAAGAGTTAAGAGAGCTTGCAAGGTCCGGTTTGATTGAATATCGTCAGTTAACTGAAGCACTTCTTTTAATTCGCCATAGACGTGAACAAAGAACAGAAAAAGGATGA
- a CDS encoding ROK family glucokinase has protein sequence MEEKWLIGVDLGGTTVKLAFVNQYGEIIYKWEIPTDKSNQGHNIPTDIAKSIDEQLEKCGEIKAKIMGIGIGAPGPVKETNGSVDVAVNLGWNKFPLKDLLEVETGLPVFVDNDANIAAIGEMWKGAGEGAKDLLCVTLGTGVGGGIIAHGDIVRGVNGAAGEIGHITSVPEGGAPCNCGKTGCLETVASATGIVRLAKEKIAENGNTTMQRFYEDGTLTSKEVFDCAREGDEVAKAVIEEVAFHLGLALANTANGLNPEKIVLGGGVSRAGDILLQAIKDRFNQFAFPRVAKGAEITIATLGNDAGVIGGAWLVKTKLPQHV, from the coding sequence ATGGAAGAGAAATGGCTGATTGGGGTTGATTTAGGAGGAACGACAGTAAAGTTAGCCTTCGTTAATCAATATGGAGAAATCATTTACAAATGGGAAATTCCGACTGATAAAAGCAATCAAGGGCATAATATCCCAACAGATATTGCCAAATCAATTGATGAACAGCTTGAAAAGTGTGGGGAAATAAAAGCTAAAATTATGGGAATTGGCATCGGAGCACCAGGACCTGTAAAGGAAACAAATGGTTCTGTAGATGTTGCCGTTAATTTAGGGTGGAATAAATTCCCTTTGAAAGACTTACTTGAAGTTGAAACAGGTCTTCCTGTATTTGTAGACAATGATGCAAATATTGCAGCAATTGGTGAGATGTGGAAAGGCGCTGGTGAGGGAGCAAAAGATCTTCTTTGCGTTACACTTGGAACAGGGGTTGGCGGCGGCATTATTGCACATGGCGACATTGTACGTGGAGTAAATGGGGCTGCTGGTGAGATTGGACATATTACTTCTGTACCTGAAGGTGGGGCTCCATGTAACTGTGGAAAAACAGGATGTTTAGAAACAGTAGCCTCAGCAACAGGAATTGTACGTCTTGCTAAAGAAAAGATCGCTGAAAACGGAAACACGACAATGCAACGTTTTTATGAAGATGGGACTTTAACATCCAAAGAAGTATTTGACTGTGCTCGTGAAGGCGATGAAGTGGCAAAGGCAGTAATTGAAGAAGTAGCGTTTCACCTTGGTTTAGCGCTAGCCAATACTGCAAATGGATTAAATCCTGAAAAAATTGTTCTCGGTGGAGGCGTTTCTCGTGCCGGCGATATTTTACTTCAGGCTATTAAAGACAGATTTAATCAATTTGCGTTTCCTCGTGTTGCAAAAGGAGCAGAAATTACAATTGCAACGTTAGGTAACGATGCAGGTGTAATTGGCGGGGCATGGCTTGTTAAAACAAAGCTGCCACAGCACGTATAA
- a CDS encoding M14 family metallopeptidase, with the protein MWNTPCDSRRLEEALYALNNLYSFVNIEVIGQSVLGQDLYHITIGEGARKVHMNASMHANEWITTNSLILFLFHYCQKIDCDGEIENKKARELFKETTLSAFPMINPDGVNLVLHGVKCADIEREKVLFINEGSMEFHHWKANIRGIDLNNQFPANWEIEKERKEAKRAAPRDYPGDVPLTEPEVRVLYTLTEKENFDSVLSLHTQGEEFYWGYMNKEPKISKKMADEFARVSNYKSVQMIDSHAGFKDWFIHEYRRPGFTIELGKGINPLPISHLPSIYDRCSKILVAQLAFDTKG; encoded by the coding sequence ATGTGGAATACACCTTGTGATTCAAGACGCTTAGAGGAGGCTTTATATGCATTAAACAACCTATACTCTTTCGTCAACATAGAGGTTATTGGGCAGAGCGTGTTAGGACAAGATTTATATCATATAACAATAGGAGAAGGAGCACGAAAGGTCCATATGAATGCCTCTATGCACGCGAATGAATGGATTACAACAAATAGCCTTATACTCTTTTTGTTTCACTATTGTCAAAAGATTGATTGTGATGGAGAAATTGAAAACAAGAAAGCAAGAGAACTTTTTAAAGAGACAACACTTTCTGCTTTTCCGATGATTAATCCAGATGGAGTTAACCTCGTTTTGCATGGAGTTAAATGTGCCGATATAGAAAGGGAAAAAGTGCTGTTTATAAATGAAGGAAGTATGGAGTTTCATCACTGGAAAGCTAATATTAGGGGAATAGACCTGAATAATCAATTCCCAGCAAATTGGGAAATTGAAAAAGAGCGTAAGGAAGCCAAGCGAGCTGCACCACGTGATTATCCTGGTGATGTGCCGCTTACAGAACCTGAAGTAAGAGTACTATATACTTTAACAGAGAAGGAAAACTTTGATTCCGTTCTTTCCCTACATACACAAGGAGAAGAATTTTATTGGGGCTATATGAACAAAGAACCAAAAATCTCGAAAAAAATGGCGGATGAGTTTGCAAGAGTAAGTAATTACAAATCAGTTCAGATGATTGACAGCCATGCAGGGTTTAAAGATTGGTTTATTCATGAGTATAGAAGACCAGGTTTTACAATTGAACTTGGCAAGGGCATTAATCCACTTCCTATTTCACATCTTCCTTCTATTTATGATAGATGTTCTAAAATCTTAGTAGCTCAGTTAGCTTTTGATACCAAAGGATAA
- a CDS encoding BCCT family transporter: protein MVQAASAAVLLLAGGENALNVLQTASLVSAFPFIFVLLFMCWALIKALREELEEEKAIKKKAS, encoded by the coding sequence ATTGTTCAAGCTGCATCAGCAGCAGTTCTGCTTTTAGCTGGTGGGGAAAATGCTCTAAATGTTCTCCAAACGGCTTCGCTCGTTTCAGCCTTTCCATTTATTTTTGTTCTACTCTTTATGTGCTGGGCACTTATTAAAGCATTGCGAGAAGAACTTGAAGAAGAGAAAGCAATTAAGAAAAAAGCAAGCTAA
- a CDS encoding DUF2759 domain-containing protein, translated as MGTVIIFGLVALLAIFGTISALKNKNFLGFGFALATFAVFGFFTVMTIIGNGYPGGH; from the coding sequence ATGGGTACAGTTATTATTTTTGGTCTAGTTGCACTTTTAGCGATATTTGGCACGATTTCAGCGCTTAAAAACAAAAACTTTTTAGGATTTGGTTTTGCTTTAGCGACTTTTGCTGTATTCGGATTTTTTACAGTTATGACAATCATCGGAAATGGTTATCCAGGCGGACATTAA
- a CDS encoding MBL fold metallo-hydrolase: MKHYKRSLGPVGTNCYVVANEKKECLIFDPSAEGHKIMALIKEKGLKPQAILLTHAHFDHIGALDEVRDRFDVPVYLHKKEKDWLGDPSKNASASFPLGPVTAKEATNFWDVEGEKTIGSFSFSVLETPGHTPGSVSYVFKEDDFVISGDVLFAGSIGRTDLPGGNHEELLESIHKKMLTLGETMLVLSGHGEETTIEREMDNNPFLNGFM; encoded by the coding sequence TTGAAGCATTATAAAAGGTCACTAGGTCCTGTTGGAACGAACTGCTATGTTGTAGCAAACGAGAAAAAAGAATGTCTAATTTTTGATCCAAGTGCAGAAGGCCACAAAATTATGGCACTTATTAAAGAAAAAGGTTTAAAACCACAAGCTATTTTATTAACTCATGCTCATTTTGATCATATTGGAGCCCTTGATGAAGTAAGAGATCGCTTTGATGTGCCTGTTTATCTCCACAAAAAAGAGAAAGATTGGCTTGGAGACCCATCAAAAAATGCTTCTGCTTCTTTCCCATTAGGTCCTGTTACAGCTAAAGAAGCAACAAACTTTTGGGATGTAGAGGGAGAGAAAACGATTGGCAGCTTCTCATTTTCTGTGCTTGAGACCCCAGGGCACACGCCAGGAAGTGTCTCTTATGTTTTCAAAGAAGATGATTTTGTTATCTCAGGTGACGTTCTATTTGCTGGTAGCATTGGAAGAACTGATTTGCCAGGTGGAAATCACGAAGAGCTGCTAGAGAGCATTCATAAAAAAATGCTTACTCTAGGAGAAACAATGCTTGTTTTATCAGGTCATGGTGAAGAAACCACAATTGAAAGAGAAATGGACAACAACCCATTTCTGAATGGCTTCATGTAA
- a CDS encoding DUF2626 domain-containing protein, translating to MDRMYRVLGFWTGLFAVMFYLGHMPTTSLLFLGQTGFFVLLSYLKLSERMYIYVFGAYLTVFFAGFTYWTTFMMTPGG from the coding sequence ATGGATCGTATGTATCGAGTTCTTGGCTTTTGGACGGGACTTTTCGCAGTTATGTTCTATCTCGGCCATATGCCAACAACGTCACTGTTGTTTCTAGGTCAAACAGGCTTTTTTGTGCTATTAAGCTATTTAAAACTTTCAGAGCGAATGTACATCTATGTTTTTGGAGCGTATCTAACCGTTTTCTTTGCTGGATTCACATATTGGACGACATTTATGATGACTCCTGGAGGATAA
- a CDS encoding helix-turn-helix transcriptional regulator translates to MEEVLKLSSILGDPTRFNIYNHLKTTEMPITAQEVSEKFHIHPNVARSHLTKLEDSNLIISEAHKTGKGGRPRLLYKLSDHLTQLTFSYDVYQLLSNLLLCTISTFGEEGKEALYKTAIKMGIAYIKDYYHQNATSKPIKYGKDKIFLIKEAAEKIGMRLSIQGSPDYSSISLHISRCPFQTIVPQNEELTRCIHRSFVQGMIYYFFKNATFSDSNKTVGLEAGICTYSVEKLF, encoded by the coding sequence ATGGAGGAAGTATTAAAACTATCGAGCATTCTCGGTGATCCAACACGTTTTAATATTTATAATCACTTAAAAACAACTGAGATGCCTATTACCGCTCAAGAAGTTTCCGAGAAATTTCATATTCACCCCAATGTAGCCAGAAGCCATCTCACAAAACTTGAGGATAGCAATCTCATAATCTCAGAAGCTCATAAAACCGGAAAAGGAGGACGTCCCCGTCTTCTGTATAAGCTTTCTGATCATCTTACCCAGCTTACATTCTCCTATGATGTTTATCAGCTTCTTTCTAATTTACTTCTCTGTACAATATCTACATTTGGAGAAGAAGGAAAAGAAGCTCTTTACAAAACCGCTATTAAAATGGGGATAGCCTATATTAAAGATTATTACCATCAAAACGCTACTTCTAAACCTATAAAATACGGAAAAGATAAAATTTTTCTTATAAAAGAAGCTGCCGAAAAGATTGGTATGCGCTTGTCTATTCAAGGCTCACCTGATTATAGCTCCATTTCTCTGCATATTTCGCGTTGTCCCTTTCAAACCATTGTTCCTCAAAATGAAGAATTAACGCGCTGCATTCATCGTTCTTTCGTCCAAGGAATGATATATTACTTTTTTAAAAATGCTACTTTTTCAGACTCTAATAAAACAGTTGGTTTAGAAGCAGGTATTTGTACATATAGTGTAGAAAAGCTTTTTTAG
- a CDS encoding Spx/MgsR family RNA polymerase-binding regulatory protein, with product MENIRFYTYPSCTSCRKTKKWLKGEGVLFSERHLFRETPTYEELINLLRLTTDGIDEILAKRSQEFKKLDINIEELSLSEAVDLLIEHPRLLRRPILTDGQKLVIGYNESALKNLVKKKAKKVLSA from the coding sequence ATGGAAAACATTCGTTTCTACACATACCCAAGCTGTACGTCTTGTCGTAAAACAAAAAAATGGCTAAAAGGAGAAGGAGTTCTTTTTAGCGAACGTCATCTCTTTCGTGAAACACCTACATATGAGGAGCTCATTAACCTTCTGCGTTTAACAACAGACGGAATTGATGAAATTTTAGCGAAACGCAGTCAAGAATTTAAGAAGTTAGATATCAATATTGAAGAACTTTCACTATCAGAAGCTGTAGATTTGCTGATTGAACATCCAAGATTGCTAAGAAGACCAATTTTAACAGATGGGCAAAAGCTGGTAATTGGCTATAATGAGTCAGCACTTAAAAATCTTGTGAAAAAGAAAGCCAAAAAAGTTCTTTCAGCATAG
- the comGA gene encoding competence type IV pilus ATPase ComGA, with product MLLSSIEKLAESLVEKACLHRVSDIHLIPRELDALIQLRLDQELFQHVVLKREIFQRLLAHFKFLGGMDIGEKRKPQSGSLMMQVENQRVYLRLSTLPTVFDESLVIRVLPQDNMTSTHFLSLFPHSTRKLLALLQHSHGLLIFTGPTGSGKTTTLYTLLQQAKTLINRNIITLEDPVEKQYDGVLQVQVNERAGITYEKGLRAILRHDPDIIMVGEIRDDETAKIAVRAALTGHLVLTTMHTRDTKGAIYRLLEFGVPYQEVYQTLIGVVAQRLVQIRCPYCEEKCVPLCKIMRKQRQAGIYEFLYGKVLKEVLQEANGKQKVYSYPKLKDMVCRGVTFGYLYPSILESWKAYE from the coding sequence ATTTTGCTTTCCTCAATTGAAAAGCTTGCTGAAAGTTTAGTTGAAAAAGCTTGCTTGCACAGAGTATCAGATATTCACCTTATTCCTCGTGAACTTGATGCTCTTATCCAGCTCAGGCTAGATCAAGAGCTTTTTCAACATGTGGTTTTGAAAAGAGAGATATTTCAACGGTTACTTGCTCATTTTAAATTTTTAGGAGGTATGGATATTGGTGAGAAAAGAAAGCCTCAAAGTGGCTCTCTTATGATGCAAGTAGAAAACCAACGTGTTTATCTTCGACTTTCAACATTACCTACTGTTTTTGATGAAAGCCTCGTTATTCGCGTGCTCCCTCAAGATAACATGACATCTACTCATTTTCTTTCACTTTTCCCCCATTCCACAAGAAAACTTCTTGCCCTTTTACAACATTCTCATGGATTGTTAATTTTCACTGGTCCAACAGGTTCGGGTAAAACGACTACATTATATACACTTCTCCAGCAAGCTAAAACCCTCATTAATCGAAATATCATTACTCTTGAAGATCCCGTAGAGAAGCAATACGACGGTGTTTTGCAAGTTCAAGTAAATGAACGGGCGGGCATCACATATGAAAAAGGACTGCGTGCAATTTTAAGGCATGATCCTGATATTATTATGGTCGGAGAAATTCGAGATGATGAAACAGCAAAAATTGCAGTTCGCGCTGCTTTGACAGGGCATCTAGTACTTACGACAATGCATACGCGAGATACAAAAGGAGCTATATACAGATTGCTGGAATTTGGGGTTCCATATCAGGAAGTATATCAAACACTTATTGGGGTAGTAGCACAGCGCCTCGTTCAAATTCGCTGTCCGTATTGTGAGGAAAAGTGTGTGCCGCTTTGCAAAATAATGCGAAAACAAAGACAGGCAGGCATCTATGAATTTTTATACGGAAAAGTACTAAAGGAAGTTCTCCAAGAGGCGAACGGAAAGCAAAAAGTCTATTCATATCCAAAACTCAAAGATATGGTGTGTCGAGGCGTTACTTTTGGATACCTTTATCCATCAATATTGGAAAGCTGGAAAGCATATGAGTAA
- the comGB gene encoding competence type IV pilus assembly protein ComGB, with protein sequence MSKKTKQKKPLREQAQLLTRLASLLEKGYTMSQALEFLRLQGDKKLGTEIRSCLTALKKGRPLHEAFQFYELNKEALVYLYFAEQHGDISFALKESGRLTNEKAQQLIKIRKVIQYPLLLFLFLIGLFMTMSFVLIPQFSSLYSSMNEKPSFFLLTFFFLANHFPLLFLTFIIIMIGILFYCRAYLKRLSPAQRVRFLSCLPIFGPLYKGFCSYSLSAHLGNLLKGGLSINESLQAFCRQKHSPFFQGEGKRLKLALTRGRRLPEIIAEVSYYELELSQIISHGQSNGNLAQELCDYSALVIEKLEGKITKIISILQPLLFSLIGLTVLCLYLAIMIPMFQAMSSL encoded by the coding sequence ATGAGTAAAAAAACAAAACAAAAGAAGCCGTTGCGTGAACAGGCTCAGCTATTAACAAGGCTAGCGAGTTTATTAGAAAAAGGCTATACGATGTCTCAAGCACTAGAATTTCTTAGACTTCAAGGAGATAAAAAGCTTGGAACTGAAATTAGAAGTTGCTTAACAGCTTTGAAAAAGGGCCGTCCTCTTCATGAAGCATTCCAGTTCTACGAGCTCAATAAAGAAGCGCTTGTTTACCTTTATTTTGCAGAACAGCATGGGGACATTAGTTTTGCTTTAAAAGAAAGTGGACGACTTACAAATGAAAAAGCACAGCAGCTTATTAAAATTCGCAAAGTTATTCAATATCCCCTTTTATTATTTTTGTTCTTAATTGGCTTATTTATGACAATGTCATTCGTATTAATTCCTCAATTTTCTTCACTTTACAGCTCCATGAATGAGAAACCTTCTTTTTTCCTTCTTACCTTTTTCTTTCTAGCAAATCATTTTCCACTCCTTTTCCTAACTTTTATCATCATAATGATAGGTATCCTCTTTTACTGTAGAGCATATTTAAAAAGATTATCTCCAGCTCAGAGGGTAAGGTTTTTATCATGCTTGCCAATCTTTGGACCTCTTTATAAAGGTTTTTGTTCTTACTCCTTATCAGCTCATTTAGGCAATCTTTTGAAAGGAGGGTTGTCTATTAACGAAAGTTTACAAGCATTTTGTAGGCAAAAACATTCACCATTTTTTCAAGGAGAAGGAAAACGATTGAAGCTTGCTCTAACAAGAGGAAGACGACTTCCAGAAATTATTGCAGAAGTTTCGTATTATGAATTAGAATTGTCGCAAATCATTTCGCATGGCCAGTCAAATGGTAACTTAGCACAGGAGCTTTGTGACTATAGTGCACTTGTGATTGAGAAATTAGAAGGGAAAATAACAAAAATAATTAGCATTTTACAACCTCTTTTGTTTTCTCTAATCGGGTTAACCGTTCTTTGTTTATATTTGGCGATTATGATTCCTATGTTTCAAGCAATGTCCAGTTTATAA
- the comGC gene encoding competence type IV pilus major pilin ComGC: MIRNEKGFTLIEMLIVMLVITVLLLIMIPNIVSHNKAIRNKGCEAFLNTVEAQAQVYEIEKGKKPTMNELIEGGYLKEAKCPNGTEITINADGKASEVSGG, translated from the coding sequence ATGATAAGGAATGAAAAAGGCTTTACCTTAATTGAAATGCTTATTGTGATGCTAGTTATTACGGTTTTACTTCTTATTATGATTCCGAATATTGTTAGTCATAATAAAGCAATCCGAAATAAAGGGTGTGAGGCTTTTCTTAATACTGTTGAAGCCCAAGCCCAAGTATATGAAATTGAAAAAGGAAAGAAACCAACGATGAATGAACTTATTGAAGGAGGATATTTGAAGGAAGCTAAATGTCCTAACGGAACAGAAATTACAATAAATGCTGATGGAAAAGCAAGTGAAGTTAGTGGGGGATAA
- the comGD gene encoding competence type IV pilus minor pilin ComGD, whose translation MKLVGDKNKKIERGFTLLETVIVLLMLHIVIVIFVFSFHHLIKTYNEQAFFDRFQKDVLYAQQLAIHRQTPTAIKFSPEDHKYQITAQGKVISQTFYHKDVNISFKTLRPPITFATTGNISRPGTLHVTFQKKVYAVVFLLGRGRMYINEV comes from the coding sequence GTGAAGTTAGTGGGGGATAAGAACAAAAAGATTGAAAGAGGATTCACGCTCCTTGAAACAGTTATTGTATTATTAATGCTTCACATTGTGATTGTCATTTTTGTTTTTTCGTTTCACCATCTTATCAAGACTTATAATGAGCAAGCGTTTTTTGACAGATTTCAAAAAGATGTTCTCTATGCACAACAGCTTGCTATTCATCGTCAAACACCAACAGCCATTAAATTTTCCCCTGAAGATCACAAATATCAAATAACCGCTCAAGGCAAAGTCATTTCTCAAACTTTTTATCATAAAGACGTTAACATCTCCTTCAAAACACTGAGGCCACCAATTACATTTGCTACAACTGGAAATATTAGTAGACCTGGTACTCTTCATGTTACTTTTCAAAAGAAAGTATATGCAGTGGTATTTCTACTTGGGAGAGGCAGGATGTATATTAATGAAGTATGA
- a CDS encoding type II secretion system protein yields the protein MKYEKGFVMVEAVIAFSIFLLLTLSILPFYIHLKQQRANLEREYMARTALYNELLYQTYNSHHHSSSTTNFKFTFQNVQGGKRGCVSWYTFNGKEKKVCEVLFP from the coding sequence ATGAAGTATGAAAAAGGTTTTGTTATGGTGGAAGCAGTTATCGCCTTTTCAATTTTTCTTCTTCTCACACTTTCTATTCTCCCGTTTTATATTCATTTAAAACAACAGCGTGCAAATTTAGAACGTGAATACATGGCGAGAACCGCATTATATAATGAGCTTCTGTATCAAACATATAATTCTCATCACCACTCTTCATCTACAACAAACTTCAAGTTTACTTTTCAAAATGTCCAAGGTGGTAAGAGAGGATGTGTTTCTTGGTACACATTTAATGGGAAAGAAAAAAAGGTTTGTGAGGTGCTATTTCCGTGA